In one Brevibacillus choshinensis genomic region, the following are encoded:
- a CDS encoding aminopeptidase — MRDERIGKIANNLLDYSLDVQPGENIMIMVYDEGEILAAELVKQLYAKGAFPHVRYVRPKVQREWMKGLSNAQMAQVVRWEEEMWLGMQGYIGIHGETNGSEMRDVPEDKNRLFAEAYRQIAHHIDNKIKGMRINYPTSALAQKANMPTEAFEDFYFEVCAFDYRKMAEACRPLYDLMDKTDRVRIVGPGTDVSFSIKGIGTRTAVGKRNMPDGEVYTAPVRDSIEGTISYNTPSQYKGTLFENVRFVFRQGKIVEATANHTERLNQILDSDEGARYIGEFAIAFHPNILQPMGDILFDEKIAGSFHLTPGQAYDEADNGNKSTIHWDLINIQRPEYGGGEIWFDDRLIRKDGVFVHEALLGLNPEQLDK; from the coding sequence ATGAGAGACGAACGGATTGGCAAGATCGCGAACAATTTGCTGGATTACAGTCTGGATGTGCAGCCGGGAGAAAATATCATGATCATGGTTTACGACGAGGGCGAGATTCTGGCAGCTGAACTGGTGAAGCAACTGTACGCCAAAGGTGCATTTCCCCATGTACGTTATGTCAGACCCAAAGTACAACGAGAATGGATGAAAGGGCTGTCGAACGCACAAATGGCCCAAGTAGTACGCTGGGAAGAAGAAATGTGGCTGGGCATGCAAGGATATATCGGGATTCACGGTGAGACCAATGGCAGTGAGATGCGCGATGTACCGGAAGACAAGAATCGTTTGTTTGCAGAAGCCTATCGGCAAATTGCCCATCATATCGATAACAAAATAAAAGGGATGCGCATCAATTATCCGACGTCTGCCTTGGCACAAAAGGCAAACATGCCTACAGAAGCCTTCGAGGATTTCTATTTTGAAGTATGCGCATTTGATTACCGGAAAATGGCGGAAGCATGTCGACCACTCTACGATTTGATGGACAAGACGGATCGGGTCCGCATCGTTGGGCCAGGGACAGATGTGTCGTTCTCGATCAAAGGGATCGGGACGAGGACTGCGGTAGGCAAGCGCAATATGCCGGATGGAGAAGTGTACACGGCTCCTGTAAGAGACTCGATTGAAGGGACGATTAGCTATAACACCCCCAGCCAGTACAAAGGGACGTTGTTTGAGAATGTACGGTTTGTTTTTCGGCAAGGCAAGATTGTGGAGGCGACTGCCAACCATACGGAAAGACTCAATCAAATTCTCGACAGTGATGAGGGCGCTCGCTATATCGGGGAGTTTGCGATTGCTTTTCACCCAAACATTCTGCAACCGATGGGAGACATTTTGTTCGACGAAAAGATTGCGGGCAGCTTTCATTTGACACCCGGGCAGGCATACGATGAAGCGGACAACGGAAACAAGAGTACCATCCACTGGGATTTGATCAACATCCAACGACCGGAGTATGGTGGTGGCGAAATCTGGTTTGATGACAGACTTATTCGCAAGGACGGGGTATTCGTTCATGAGGCTTTGCTGGGACTAAATCCAGAACAACTGGACAAATAA